In a genomic window of Prosthecobacter fusiformis:
- the rpsI gene encoding 30S ribosomal protein S9, whose protein sequence is MSKPITNATGRRKTAIARVHILAGSGSITVNGRDFEEYFPTVALQNQILTPLALTNTRQQFDFNVNACGGGITGQVGAVKLGISRALITVNPEHRGILKKAGLLTRDSRAKERKKPGRPGARKRFQFSKR, encoded by the coding sequence ATGAGCAAGCCCATCACCAACGCCACTGGCCGCCGCAAGACCGCCATCGCCCGCGTGCACATCCTGGCCGGTTCCGGATCCATCACGGTCAACGGTCGCGACTTCGAAGAATACTTCCCGACTGTCGCCCTGCAGAACCAGATCCTGACCCCCCTGGCCCTGACTAACACACGTCAGCAGTTCGATTTCAATGTCAACGCCTGCGGCGGTGGCATCACCGGTCAGGTCGGCGCAGTCAAGCTGGGCATCTCCCGCGCATTGATCACTGTGAATCCTGAGCATCGTGGCATTCTCAAGAAGGCTGGCCTTCTGACCCGTGACTCCCGTGCTAAAGAGCGTAAGAAGCCAGGTCGCCCAGGTGCCCGCAAGCGCTTCCAGTTCTCCAAGCGTTAA
- a CDS encoding hybrid sensor histidine kinase/response regulator, whose product MTPPVPFDEQERLAALHEQAILDTPTEGEFDEITALAAEICGTPIALITLVDETRQWFKSRLGVNVHETPREVAFCSYSICGQGLFIVPDAGIDPRFSQNPLVQGDPHIRFYAGAPLLSDSGSALGTLCVIDRVPRQLTARQQNALAVLSRQVMRQMQFRKQVQTLKENETVLREQATLLDKAQDAILVRDLHHRILYWNRSAERLYGWSAQEAAGRSIHELIYDDTDAFFSSLARTLAEGEWTGELKQVSKTGSPLTVESRWTLVKDDQGKPKYILSINTDISERKRMEQQFLRAQRMESIGTLAGGIAHDLNNVLAPIMMSIELLKMDERDRTRLNILTTIEASAQRGADMVKQVLSFARGLETQQMNIETSQLLREIEKISQETFNKSIEIRSDIAADLWHVEGDPTQLHQVLINLCVNARDAMAHGGRLTITAKNVNLDAAYEAANMEAQKGPYVRIQVEDTGIGMKPEIQERIFEPFFTTKELGKGTGLGLSTTLAIIKSHGGFIRVHSEPGHGTRFRVYLPAAPNEAAVSVPMPEAELPRGHGECILVVDDESAVRQITQQTLLAFGYRVLLAADGSEAIAIYASRHQEITAVITDMMMPEMDGPAVIRVIKRMNPKVKIIAASGLNAHSMLARATAGGVNHFIPKPYTAEILLNTVHSVLSEAA is encoded by the coding sequence ATGACTCCCCCCGTCCCCTTTGATGAGCAGGAAAGGCTCGCCGCTTTGCATGAACAAGCCATCCTGGACACTCCAACAGAGGGGGAGTTCGATGAAATCACTGCCCTGGCTGCAGAGATTTGCGGGACCCCTATCGCCCTCATCACCCTCGTGGATGAGACTCGGCAGTGGTTCAAATCCCGCCTCGGAGTGAATGTACATGAGACCCCACGCGAGGTGGCCTTCTGCTCCTACTCCATTTGTGGGCAGGGGCTGTTCATCGTCCCGGACGCAGGTATCGACCCACGTTTCTCACAAAACCCGCTGGTGCAGGGGGATCCCCACATCCGCTTTTATGCCGGAGCTCCGCTGCTGAGTGATAGTGGTTCAGCCCTCGGCACCCTCTGCGTCATTGACCGGGTGCCCCGCCAGCTCACAGCGCGCCAGCAAAATGCCCTGGCAGTGCTCAGCCGCCAGGTCATGCGCCAGATGCAGTTCCGCAAGCAGGTACAGACCCTGAAAGAAAATGAGACCGTCCTGCGGGAGCAGGCCACCCTGCTGGACAAGGCGCAGGATGCCATCCTGGTGAGGGATCTCCATCACCGCATCCTCTACTGGAACCGCAGTGCCGAGCGGCTTTATGGCTGGAGCGCCCAGGAGGCCGCAGGCCGCAGCATCCATGAGCTCATCTATGATGATACGGACGCTTTTTTCTCCTCGCTGGCCCGCACTCTGGCAGAGGGGGAATGGACCGGAGAGCTGAAGCAGGTCAGTAAAACCGGCAGCCCGCTCACCGTCGAGAGCCGCTGGACACTCGTGAAGGATGACCAGGGAAAGCCCAAGTACATCCTCTCCATCAATACAGACATCAGCGAGCGCAAAAGGATGGAGCAGCAGTTCCTCCGCGCTCAGCGCATGGAAAGCATCGGCACGCTGGCCGGCGGCATCGCCCATGACCTCAACAACGTCCTGGCCCCCATCATGATGTCCATCGAGCTGCTTAAAATGGACGAGCGGGACCGCACGCGGCTTAATATTTTGACGACCATCGAGGCCAGTGCTCAGCGCGGGGCAGACATGGTGAAGCAGGTCCTTTCCTTCGCGCGTGGGCTGGAGACCCAGCAGATGAATATCGAAACCTCCCAATTGCTGCGCGAGATCGAAAAAATCTCTCAGGAGACCTTCAATAAGAGCATCGAAATCCGCAGCGACATAGCGGCAGACCTCTGGCATGTGGAGGGAGACCCCACCCAGCTCCATCAGGTGCTGATCAACCTTTGTGTGAATGCGCGGGATGCCATGGCGCACGGCGGCAGGCTGACCATCACGGCCAAAAATGTGAACCTGGATGCGGCCTATGAAGCCGCCAATATGGAGGCCCAAAAAGGGCCTTATGTACGCATCCAGGTGGAGGATACCGGCATCGGCATGAAACCCGAAATCCAGGAACGCATCTTTGAGCCCTTTTTCACCACCAAGGAGCTGGGAAAAGGCACCGGCCTGGGCCTGTCCACCACACTCGCCATCATCAAAAGCCACGGTGGATTCATCCGTGTCCACAGTGAGCCCGGCCACGGCACCCGCTTTCGTGTTTACCTGCCTGCCGCACCCAATGAGGCTGCCGTCTCTGTGCCCATGCCGGAGGCGGAACTGCCACGCGGCCACGGCGAATGCATCCTCGTCGTGGATGATGAAAGTGCCGTCCGCCAGATCACCCAGCAGACTCTTTTGGCCTTCGGCTATCGTGTACTCCTGGCAGCGGATGGTTCCGAAGCCATCGCCATTTATGCCAGCCGCCATCAGGAGATTACCGCCGTCATCACGGACATGATGATGCCGGAAATGGACGGCCCCGCTGTCATCCGGGTGATTAAGCGCATGAATCCAAAGGTGAAGATCATCGCCGCCAGCGGCCTCAATGCCCACAGCATGCTGGCCAGAGCCACCGCCGGGGGTGTCAATCATTTCATTCCTAAGCCCTACACTGCTGAAATACTTCTGAATACCGTTCACAGCGTATTGTCGGAGGCCGCCTGA
- a CDS encoding alpha/beta hydrolase family esterase, with protein sequence MNRVFSFLILLTAAASLHAAESLQSRTWMVDEVNREALLYVPPQALREPSPLIFAFHGHGGNMRNASRMFPFPSLWPEAVVVYMQGLNTPGQLTDPQGKKPGWQSGPGAMEDRDLKFFDAVLASLKADLKVDERRIYSTGHSNGGGFTYLLWGTRGDVFAAVAPSASAAPKVMSLLKPKPVMHIAGENDPLVKFTWQKATIEVLKRLNECAAGQTWEADDRCTIYPSTRGNPVVTALHPGGHEFRKDTSPIIVKFFKAHTKAAP encoded by the coding sequence ATGAACCGGGTATTTTCCTTTCTCATTCTATTAACGGCCGCTGCCAGCCTCCATGCAGCCGAGTCTTTGCAGTCCAGAACCTGGATGGTGGATGAAGTCAATCGTGAGGCGCTGCTCTATGTCCCGCCGCAGGCATTGAGGGAACCCTCCCCCTTGATCTTTGCTTTTCATGGCCATGGCGGAAACATGCGAAACGCTTCCCGGATGTTTCCTTTCCCGTCCCTATGGCCGGAGGCGGTGGTGGTTTACATGCAGGGGCTGAATACGCCGGGGCAATTGACAGATCCTCAAGGGAAAAAGCCCGGCTGGCAGTCTGGACCAGGGGCGATGGAAGACCGCGATCTAAAATTCTTCGATGCCGTTTTAGCCAGTCTGAAGGCGGATTTGAAGGTGGATGAGCGGCGCATTTATTCGACGGGGCATTCCAACGGGGGCGGCTTCACCTACCTGCTCTGGGGGACGCGTGGCGATGTATTCGCTGCCGTGGCTCCTTCAGCCTCGGCAGCACCCAAAGTGATGTCACTGCTCAAGCCAAAACCGGTCATGCACATCGCGGGGGAGAATGATCCGCTAGTGAAGTTCACCTGGCAGAAGGCGACGATCGAAGTGCTGAAACGTCTGAATGAATGCGCTGCCGGGCAGACCTGGGAGGCGGATGACCGGTGCACCATTTACCCATCCACTCGGGGAAATCCAGTCGTCACCGCCTTGCATCCGGGAGGGCATGAATTCCGCAAGGACACCTCGCCAATCATCGTGAAGTTCTTCAAAGCGCACACGAAAGCTGCACCATAA
- the rplM gene encoding 50S ribosomal protein L13, giving the protein MKTFSAKAHDMNRQWWVIDAKDQVLGQVAVAAANLIRGKTRPTFTPHVDTGDFVVVINADKVRVTGKKEQQKTYTSKRGGFIGNQKVETVEKVRQRRPILLVHRAVKGMVPHNRLGNAIITKLKVYAGEEHPHVAQNPKPFTVVA; this is encoded by the coding sequence ATGAAGACATTCTCTGCCAAAGCCCACGACATGAACCGCCAATGGTGGGTCATTGACGCCAAGGACCAAGTCCTGGGCCAGGTCGCCGTGGCCGCCGCTAACCTGATCCGTGGCAAGACCCGCCCTACATTCACCCCCCATGTGGACACGGGTGATTTCGTCGTCGTCATCAATGCTGACAAAGTCCGCGTGACGGGTAAAAAAGAGCAGCAGAAGACTTACACCAGCAAGCGTGGTGGCTTCATCGGTAACCAGAAGGTGGAGACGGTGGAAAAAGTCCGCCAGCGCCGCCCTATTCTCCTCGTGCACCGCGCTGTCAAAGGCATGGTCCCCCACAACCGCCTGGGCAACGCTATCATCACCAAGCTGAAAGTGTACGCCGGTGAAGAGCATCCTCACGTTGCTCAGAACCCAAAGCCATTCACAGTGGTCGCCTAA